A region of Mesorhizobium sp. AR02 DNA encodes the following proteins:
- a CDS encoding class I SAM-dependent methyltransferase: MQTVFDGKSLITAEMIAGSLRKGTLEHHGEAFETARAELALILHATQQQIEQQKFPAEIVRRLLSLLSALRAKVHPDVWQALIPVAQNHPILKYFLEDPLTHWSFTKPRGYSGDAQLLDFIYCDPHVAESVASASEIGKALYSHTQNVPSCVAARERRDLLTRYVDETAARNGPETEVLAIAAGHLREANRSVALAEGGLRRWVALDQDPQSVGLIARDFQGTAVEAIDGSVRTVLTKGHKLGKFDLIYASGLYDYLQHNVAVKLTKTCLQMLKPNGTFLFANYAEGTPDAGYRETFMDWVLLLRSEVDMWNIVNASVDRNTVEAKVYFGENRNVLYAAIEKRG; encoded by the coding sequence GTGCAAACTGTCTTTGATGGCAAAAGCCTGATTACTGCCGAGATGATCGCCGGCAGTCTGCGTAAAGGCACACTTGAACATCATGGCGAAGCGTTCGAGACCGCCCGCGCCGAGCTGGCGCTTATCCTCCACGCGACACAGCAGCAGATCGAGCAGCAGAAATTCCCCGCCGAGATCGTTCGCCGCCTGCTGTCGCTGCTCAGCGCGCTGCGGGCCAAGGTGCATCCCGACGTCTGGCAGGCCTTGATCCCGGTGGCGCAGAACCACCCGATCCTGAAGTACTTTCTCGAGGATCCGCTGACGCACTGGTCCTTCACCAAGCCCAGGGGCTATTCCGGCGACGCGCAGCTGCTCGACTTCATCTATTGCGACCCGCATGTGGCCGAGAGCGTGGCAAGCGCCTCGGAGATCGGCAAGGCGCTCTACAGCCACACCCAGAACGTTCCGTCGTGCGTCGCGGCACGCGAACGGCGCGATCTCCTGACCCGCTATGTCGATGAGACTGCGGCCAGGAACGGCCCCGAAACCGAGGTGCTGGCGATCGCGGCCGGCCATTTGCGCGAAGCCAATCGCTCCGTAGCGCTGGCCGAGGGCGGCCTCAGGCGCTGGGTCGCGCTCGACCAGGATCCGCAAAGCGTTGGCCTGATCGCGCGCGACTTCCAGGGCACCGCGGTCGAAGCCATCGACGGCTCGGTGCGAACCGTGCTGACCAAGGGCCACAAGCTCGGCAAGTTCGACCTCATCTATGCCTCCGGCCTCTACGACTACCTCCAGCACAACGTCGCCGTGAAACTGACGAAGACCTGCCTGCAGATGCTGAAGCCGAACGGGACATTCCTGTTTGCCAACTACGCCGAGGGCACGCCTGACGCCGGCTACCGGGAAACGTTCATGGACTGGGTGCTGCTGCTGCGCTCGGAGGTCGACATGTGGAACATCGTCAACGCCAGCGTCGACCGCAACACCGTCGAGGCAAAGGTGTATTTTGGCGAGAACCGCAATGTGCTGTACGCCGCGATTGAGAAGCGGGGGTAG
- a CDS encoding putative bifunctional diguanylate cyclase/phosphodiesterase, translating into MSSRLADTVDVEPYDPRQELGAAELRILYRREAQAKRRKEARPGLWIAVVIYVLFSVSDLLLIPDVAAYTITARFAVGLTALLVLEAQLRRGAATDWLDVTCAAAIIFGYIGWLCPASMGADRESVAYYMVFGTIFMMSANLFFTFSFKVSIITSTIILCILYVVNYFIPASLTYKMVFGTFYVSCFTFTSYVNWKLNEERYNVFLNALEAKIQHKEATERGKALLRLSRTDPLTGLENRRAIDEKLRDYWNDWQKLGNKFAAILIDVDFFKKFNDCYGHQEGDRCLIHVANALSDLIKNYNGSIGRYGGEEFIVLARMDKKDQVTELAEAICRTVENLAITHELRRDGVSIVTASVGAAFTRTQAGAKLEKIIHEADRALYLAKAGGRNCVRLFDPTDPQSSDESENLAALLKIAIGQGLVSLVYQPIQDVVSGRVEAVEALMRLKMLDGTLVPPSLFIPVAERTGAILELGRWAIRTVCAELLADDHVRVVSVNVSPIQLKTPGFAGSVATILGETGVTGNRLAFEITEGLEMEMHSDILRCISDLKLLGIKIWLDDFGTGFAGLSWLRLIDFDTVKIDRSFLHDCGTPKGMAMLQDIIALVRNRGHKILVEGVETDEQIALMREFGIDKIQGFRVGRPVPAASFQAKRGIQKRPFLKSA; encoded by the coding sequence GTGTCATCCAGATTGGCCGATACGGTGGATGTGGAGCCGTATGATCCGCGTCAGGAACTGGGGGCGGCGGAACTGCGCATCCTTTACCGCAGGGAAGCCCAGGCGAAGCGACGGAAGGAAGCCAGGCCGGGGCTGTGGATCGCCGTCGTCATCTATGTGCTGTTTTCGGTATCGGATCTGCTGCTGATACCTGATGTGGCGGCCTATACGATCACGGCGCGCTTCGCGGTCGGACTGACCGCGCTGCTGGTCCTGGAAGCACAGCTTCGCCGGGGAGCGGCAACGGATTGGCTTGACGTGACCTGCGCCGCGGCCATCATCTTTGGCTATATCGGCTGGCTGTGCCCGGCATCCATGGGTGCGGACAGGGAAAGCGTCGCCTACTACATGGTTTTCGGCACCATTTTCATGATGAGCGCCAATCTTTTCTTCACATTCAGCTTCAAGGTTTCGATCATAACGTCGACAATCATTTTGTGTATCTTGTACGTGGTGAATTACTTCATACCGGCGTCGCTGACATACAAAATGGTGTTTGGCACGTTCTACGTTTCATGCTTCACCTTCACCTCCTATGTGAACTGGAAGCTGAATGAAGAGCGCTACAACGTCTTCCTGAACGCGCTGGAAGCCAAGATCCAGCACAAGGAGGCCACCGAACGCGGCAAGGCCCTGCTGAGGCTGTCGCGGACGGATCCGCTTACGGGCCTGGAGAACCGGCGCGCCATCGACGAGAAGCTGCGCGATTACTGGAACGACTGGCAGAAGCTTGGCAACAAGTTCGCGGCGATCCTCATCGACGTCGACTTCTTCAAGAAGTTCAACGACTGCTACGGCCACCAGGAAGGCGACCGTTGCCTGATCCATGTCGCCAATGCGCTGAGCGACCTGATCAAGAACTACAATGGCTCGATCGGGCGCTATGGCGGCGAAGAGTTCATCGTGCTCGCCCGCATGGACAAGAAGGACCAGGTCACGGAGCTGGCGGAAGCCATTTGCCGCACGGTGGAGAACCTGGCGATCACCCATGAGCTCAGGCGCGACGGGGTCTCGATCGTGACGGCGAGTGTCGGCGCAGCGTTCACCAGGACGCAGGCCGGCGCCAAGCTGGAGAAGATCATCCACGAGGCCGATCGCGCGCTCTATCTGGCCAAGGCCGGCGGCCGCAATTGTGTCCGGCTGTTCGACCCGACCGATCCGCAGAGCAGCGACGAGAGCGAGAACCTTGCGGCCTTGCTGAAGATCGCGATCGGCCAGGGCCTCGTTTCGCTGGTCTACCAACCCATCCAGGATGTCGTGTCGGGCCGGGTCGAGGCGGTAGAGGCGCTGATGCGTCTCAAGATGCTCGACGGAACCCTGGTTCCGCCGAGCCTGTTCATTCCCGTCGCCGAACGCACTGGCGCGATCCTGGAACTGGGCCGCTGGGCAATAAGGACGGTCTGCGCCGAACTGCTGGCGGACGATCACGTCCGTGTCGTCAGTGTCAACGTCTCGCCGATCCAGCTCAAGACGCCTGGCTTCGCGGGGTCCGTTGCGACCATCCTCGGCGAGACCGGCGTGACCGGCAACAGGCTGGCCTTCGAAATCACCGAAGGCCTCGAGATGGAGATGCACTCGGACATTCTGCGCTGCATCAGCGACCTGAAGCTGCTGGGCATCAAGATCTGGCTTGATGATTTCGGCACCGGCTTTGCCGGCCTTTCGTGGCTGCGCCTGATCGATTTCGATACGGTCAAGATCGACCGCTCGTTCCTGCACGACTGCGGCACGCCGAAGGGCATGGCGATGCTGCAGGACATCATTGCGCTGGTCCGCAATCGCGGCCACAAGATCCTGGTCGAAGGCGTGGAAACCGACGAGCAGATCGCGCTCATGCGCGAGTTCGGCATCGACAAGATCCAGGGCTTTCGCGTCGGCCGTCCCGTTCCCGCCGCGAGTTTCCAGGCCAAGCGGGGCATACAAAAACGCCCATTCCTCAAATCCGCATGA
- a CDS encoding amidohydrolase: MTLTNRDIVELTEWRRKLHRQPEISNEEEKTAKEVVSFLADTSPDRVLTGLGGHGVAAVYDSGKVGPTVLFRSELDALPIEELSGVPHASQVPGKSHMCGHDGHTAILAALGRQLGRERPASGRVVLMFQPAEETGNGAAGVVADPRFGEIAPDFAFSLHNLPGVPFGEVRLKAGVVNCASRGMRIVLEGKTAHSSMPETGISPMLAISELMPALPALGRATFADDDFSMVTVTHAQMGEAVFGIAPAHAEVWATLRTRRDERMADLCAAAEALVKEIAGRHRLSARWDYHEIFVASVNAPDAVEHLQRALDDEGVVYGEEALPMRASEDFGLFGHSARSAMFFLGAGERHPSLHNPDYDFPDDLIPIGSKIFMRTARNLLG, from the coding sequence ATGACCCTCACCAATCGGGACATTGTCGAGTTGACCGAGTGGCGGCGCAAGCTGCACCGGCAGCCGGAAATCTCCAATGAAGAGGAGAAGACGGCAAAAGAGGTCGTCTCCTTCCTCGCCGACACGAGTCCGGACAGGGTGCTGACCGGCCTGGGCGGGCATGGCGTGGCGGCGGTCTATGACAGCGGCAAGGTCGGCCCGACCGTGCTGTTCCGTTCCGAACTCGACGCGCTGCCGATCGAGGAGCTGTCAGGCGTGCCGCATGCCTCGCAAGTGCCGGGCAAGTCGCATATGTGCGGCCATGACGGGCACACCGCGATCCTCGCCGCGCTTGGCCGCCAGCTCGGGCGCGAACGGCCGGCCAGCGGCCGCGTCGTGCTGATGTTCCAGCCGGCGGAAGAGACCGGCAATGGCGCGGCCGGCGTCGTCGCCGATCCACGTTTTGGCGAGATCGCGCCGGATTTCGCCTTCTCGCTGCACAATCTGCCCGGCGTGCCGTTCGGCGAGGTGCGGCTGAAAGCCGGCGTCGTCAACTGCGCCTCGCGCGGCATGCGCATCGTGCTCGAGGGCAAGACCGCGCATTCCTCCATGCCCGAAACCGGCATCTCGCCCATGCTGGCGATCAGCGAGCTGATGCCGGCGCTGCCCGCGCTCGGCCGCGCCACCTTCGCCGACGACGATTTCTCCATGGTCACCGTCACCCATGCGCAGATGGGCGAAGCCGTGTTCGGCATTGCGCCCGCGCATGCCGAGGTGTGGGCGACGCTGCGCACCCGTCGCGACGAGCGCATGGCGGATTTGTGCGCCGCCGCCGAAGCGCTGGTCAAGGAAATCGCCGGCCGGCATCGCTTGTCCGCCCGCTGGGATTACCACGAGATCTTCGTCGCCAGCGTCAACGCGCCGGACGCGGTGGAGCACCTGCAACGCGCCCTCGACGACGAAGGCGTCGTGTATGGTGAAGAAGCCCTGCCGATGCGCGCCTCGGAAGATTTCGGCCTGTTCGGCCACAGCGCCAGATCGGCGATGTTCTTCCTCGGCGCCGGCGAACGGCACCCTTCCCTGCACAATCCGGACTATGATTTTCCAGACGACCTGATCCCGATCGGCTCGAAGATCTTCATGCGCACGGCGCGCAATCTGCTGGGATGA
- a CDS encoding SRPBCC family protein: MPGTVRLHRVLTTSPEKVYRAFVEADALAKWLPPNGFTCTVHQFEAKVGGTFKMSFRNFTTGGSHAFGGEYLELVPGERLRYTDRFDDPNLPGEIQVTVILKKVSVGTEIDITQAGVPDVIPVEACYLGWQESLRNLAKLVEPEINQ, encoded by the coding sequence ATGCCCGGTACCGTACGTTTGCACCGCGTTCTCACCACCAGCCCGGAAAAGGTCTATCGCGCCTTCGTCGAAGCCGATGCGCTGGCCAAGTGGCTGCCGCCGAACGGCTTCACCTGCACCGTCCATCAATTCGAGGCCAAGGTCGGCGGCACGTTCAAGATGTCGTTCCGCAATTTCACCACCGGCGGCAGCCATGCCTTCGGCGGCGAGTATCTCGAACTCGTTCCCGGCGAGCGCCTGCGCTACACCGACAGGTTCGACGACCCCAACCTGCCGGGCGAAATCCAGGTGACCGTGATCCTGAAAAAAGTGTCGGTCGGCACCGAAATCGACATCACCCAGGCCGGCGTCCCCGACGTCATCCCGGTCGAGGCCTGCTATCTCGGCTGGCAGGAATCGCTCCGGAACCTGGCAAAGCTGGTCGAACCCGAGATCAATCAGTAG
- a CDS encoding FAD binding domain-containing protein yields the protein MRYIRPLSIEDAVGQLAGSAGIAAILAGGSDLLVRMKGGFVEPDLIIDLKSIASLSEIRETAEGFSIGATVPCAVLGENAALKKAWPGVVEAAKLIGSKQVQGRCTIVGNLCNASPAADSVPALVAAGARAVIAGPSGKRTIAVEAVPVGPGKTSLAKGEIIEAILLDSQAPRSGDAYLRFIPRTEMDIAVVSAGVNLTIDEHGVVTAARVALGAAAPTVVLVEEAAEALIGRKLDEAALERLAKVCAGACRPIDDKRGTIEFRRKVAGVLARRAATTAYARAGGK from the coding sequence ATGCGCTACATACGTCCGCTTTCAATCGAAGATGCCGTTGGCCAACTGGCCGGATCGGCTGGCATAGCAGCCATTCTGGCCGGTGGCAGTGACCTCCTGGTGAGGATGAAGGGCGGTTTTGTCGAACCCGACCTGATCATCGACCTCAAGTCGATCGCCTCCTTGAGCGAGATCCGCGAAACGGCCGAGGGCTTCAGCATCGGTGCCACTGTCCCCTGCGCCGTGCTGGGCGAGAACGCTGCTTTGAAGAAGGCATGGCCGGGCGTGGTCGAGGCGGCCAAGCTGATCGGCTCGAAGCAGGTGCAGGGACGCTGCACCATTGTGGGCAATCTGTGCAACGCCTCGCCGGCGGCGGACAGCGTGCCGGCGCTGGTGGCGGCAGGCGCCAGGGCCGTGATCGCCGGACCTTCGGGCAAGCGCACCATCGCCGTGGAGGCCGTGCCGGTCGGGCCGGGCAAGACCTCGCTCGCCAAGGGCGAGATCATCGAGGCGATCCTGCTCGACAGCCAAGCGCCGCGTTCGGGCGATGCCTATCTGCGCTTCATTCCGCGCACCGAGATGGACATCGCCGTGGTCAGCGCCGGCGTGAACCTGACGATCGACGAACACGGCGTCGTCACAGCCGCCCGCGTGGCGCTGGGTGCTGCAGCCCCCACCGTGGTGCTGGTCGAGGAGGCTGCCGAGGCGCTTATCGGCAGGAAGCTCGACGAAGCCGCGCTCGAGCGGCTGGCAAAAGTCTGCGCGGGCGCCTGCCGCCCCATCGACGACAAGCGCGGCACCATTGAGTTCAGACGGAAAGTTGCGGGTGTGCTGGCCAGACGTGCCGCCACGACCGCCTATGCACGTGCAGGAGGCAAATGA
- a CDS encoding (2Fe-2S)-binding protein, protein MAGIAVSTTINGDTIEYLCQPDETLLDVLRDRLGLTGAKEGCGTGDCGACSIILDNRLVCSCLVLGAEAEGRRIETVEGMAHGDQLHTLQQKFLEHAALQCGICTPGFLIAAKDLLAKNPDPTEEEIRFGLAGNLCRCTGYDKIVRAVQDAAHVMKGAHA, encoded by the coding sequence ATGGCTGGTATAGCAGTCTCGACGACAATCAACGGCGACACGATTGAATATCTCTGCCAGCCTGACGAGACGCTGCTCGACGTGCTGCGCGACCGGCTCGGGCTGACCGGCGCCAAGGAAGGCTGCGGCACCGGCGACTGTGGCGCCTGCAGCATCATCCTCGACAACCGGCTGGTGTGCTCGTGCCTGGTGCTCGGCGCCGAGGCCGAAGGCCGGCGCATCGAGACCGTCGAAGGCATGGCGCATGGCGACCAGCTGCACACGCTGCAGCAGAAATTCCTCGAGCATGCTGCGCTGCAATGCGGCATCTGCACGCCGGGTTTCCTGATCGCGGCCAAGGATCTTTTGGCGAAAAACCCCGACCCGACCGAGGAAGAGATCCGCTTCGGGCTGGCCGGGAACCTCTGTCGCTGCACCGGCTATGACAAGATCGTGCGCGCCGTCCAGGACGCCGCACATGTGATGAAGGGAGCGCACGCATGA
- a CDS encoding xanthine dehydrogenase family protein molybdopterin-binding subunit encodes MNFDPRFSGRKFTSVGTRPIRPDGVDKVTGRARYGADFNMAGQLVGRVLRSPHAHAIIRKIDTSKAEKLSGVKAVITAADLPDLTDGDAAMYDILDNCMARTKALYDGHAVAAVAAVDARTARQALKLIEVDYELLPHVTDVDEAMQHHAPLINDAIFTEGLEEKPVKPSNVTKRSQFGHGDVHQGFGHADFIVERSFKTEQTHQGYIEPHACVASVSSDGTADLWVCTQGHFVYRQHCAQLLGMEASKLRVTSSEIGGGFGGKTHVWAEPVALALSRKAGRPVKLVMTRDEVFRASGPTSATSIDVKIGARKDGTITAAEATLRYSAGPYAGSWAEIGAMTAFACYKLDNVKTVGYEVLVNRPKTAAYRAPSAPMAAFAVESAVDELAKEIGMDPVDFRIKNAAQEGTRSSYGPVYGPIGIGPTLEAVKNHPHMKAPLGKNQGRGMACGFWFNFGGQTCVDLNIGMDGSVSLAVGTVDVGGSRASLSLVAAEELGIDYAQLKAVVADTSSLGYNDMTDGSRGTFSSSMATISAARNAIKILRERAAQMWDIPVDDVIWEKGHALAKGEKYGNLAALSLKEIALQSGKTGGPIAGHSELVADGAGVSFATHICDIEVDPETGSTRVIRYTVVQDAGKAVHPTYVEGQYQGGAAQGIGWALNEEYIYGKDGRLQNAGFLDYRIPVCSDLPMIDTQILEIPNPNHPYGVRGVGETSIVPPLAAIANAVSNAAGVRMTHIPMSPPRILAAIEAERGE; translated from the coding sequence ATGAATTTCGATCCGCGTTTTTCCGGGCGTAAATTCACATCCGTCGGCACACGCCCCATCCGCCCCGACGGCGTCGACAAGGTGACGGGCCGCGCCCGCTATGGCGCCGACTTCAACATGGCCGGCCAGCTGGTCGGCCGCGTTCTGCGCAGCCCGCATGCGCATGCGATCATCAGGAAGATCGACACCTCGAAAGCGGAAAAGCTTTCGGGCGTGAAGGCGGTGATCACGGCCGCCGATCTGCCTGATCTCACCGATGGCGATGCCGCCATGTACGACATCCTCGACAATTGCATGGCGCGCACCAAGGCGCTCTATGATGGCCATGCGGTGGCGGCGGTCGCCGCCGTCGATGCCCGCACGGCGCGGCAAGCGCTGAAGCTGATCGAGGTCGACTACGAGCTGTTGCCGCATGTCACCGATGTCGACGAGGCGATGCAGCACCACGCCCCGCTGATCAACGATGCCATCTTCACCGAAGGCCTCGAGGAAAAGCCGGTAAAACCCTCCAACGTCACCAAGCGCAGCCAGTTCGGCCATGGTGATGTCCATCAGGGCTTTGGGCACGCCGATTTCATCGTCGAGCGCTCCTTCAAGACCGAGCAGACACACCAGGGCTATATCGAGCCGCATGCCTGCGTGGCGAGCGTCAGTTCCGACGGCACCGCGGACCTCTGGGTCTGCACGCAGGGCCATTTCGTCTACCGCCAGCATTGCGCCCAGCTGCTCGGCATGGAGGCCTCGAAGCTGCGCGTCACCTCGTCGGAGATCGGCGGCGGTTTTGGCGGCAAGACCCATGTCTGGGCCGAGCCGGTGGCGCTCGCACTGTCGCGCAAGGCCGGACGGCCGGTCAAGCTTGTCATGACCCGCGACGAGGTGTTCCGCGCCTCGGGCCCGACCAGCGCCACCTCGATCGACGTCAAGATCGGCGCCCGCAAGGACGGCACCATCACCGCCGCCGAAGCGACGCTGCGCTACAGCGCCGGCCCCTATGCCGGCTCCTGGGCCGAGATCGGCGCCATGACGGCGTTTGCCTGCTACAAGCTCGATAACGTCAAGACGGTGGGCTACGAAGTGCTGGTCAACCGGCCGAAGACCGCGGCCTATCGCGCGCCTTCGGCACCGATGGCGGCGTTCGCGGTGGAAAGCGCGGTCGACGAGCTCGCCAAGGAGATCGGCATGGATCCGGTCGACTTCCGCATCAAGAACGCCGCGCAGGAAGGCACACGCTCGTCCTACGGCCCGGTCTATGGGCCGATCGGCATCGGCCCGACGCTGGAAGCGGTGAAGAACCATCCGCACATGAAGGCGCCGCTCGGCAAGAACCAGGGCAGGGGCATGGCCTGCGGCTTCTGGTTCAATTTCGGCGGCCAGACCTGCGTGGACCTCAACATCGGCATGGACGGCTCGGTGTCGCTGGCCGTCGGCACGGTCGATGTCGGCGGTTCCCGCGCCTCGCTGTCTCTGGTGGCGGCGGAGGAGCTCGGCATCGACTATGCCCAGCTCAAGGCGGTCGTCGCCGACACGTCCTCCCTCGGCTACAACGACATGACCGATGGCAGCCGCGGCACCTTCTCGTCCTCTATGGCGACCATCTCGGCCGCCCGCAACGCGATCAAGATCCTGCGCGAGCGCGCTGCGCAGATGTGGGACATCCCGGTCGACGACGTGATTTGGGAAAAGGGCCATGCGCTGGCCAAGGGCGAAAAGTACGGCAACCTCGCCGCCCTCTCGCTGAAGGAGATCGCGCTGCAATCCGGCAAGACCGGCGGGCCGATCGCCGGCCATAGCGAGCTCGTCGCCGACGGCGCCGGCGTCTCCTTCGCCACCCATATCTGCGACATCGAGGTCGATCCCGAAACCGGCTCGACCAGGGTGATCCGCTACACGGTGGTGCAGGATGCCGGCAAGGCGGTGCACCCGACCTATGTCGAGGGCCAGTACCAGGGCGGTGCGGCGCAAGGCATCGGCTGGGCGCTCAACGAGGAGTATATTTACGGCAAGGACGGAAGGCTGCAGAACGCCGGCTTCCTCGACTACCGCATCCCGGTCTGTTCCGACCTGCCGATGATCGACACGCAGATCCTGGAAATCCCCAACCCCAACCACCCCTATGGCGTGCGCGGCGTCGGCGAAACCTCGATCGTGCCGCCACTGGCGGCGATCGCCAATGCGGTGTCGAACGCGGCGGGCGTGCGCATGACCCACATCCCGATGTCGCCGCCACGCATCCTGGCGGCGATCGAGGCGGAACGGGGAGAGTGA
- a CDS encoding MoaD/ThiS family protein, which yields MVEVTLWGALGQLAGGKSKVEVEAKDIRELFRKLAEQYPGFEPWIDRGIAVAIDGVIYRDTWSKELPPGAEIFLLPRLAGG from the coding sequence ATGGTCGAAGTCACCCTTTGGGGCGCGCTTGGCCAGCTCGCCGGCGGCAAGAGCAAGGTCGAGGTCGAGGCCAAGGACATCAGGGAGCTGTTCAGGAAACTGGCTGAACAGTATCCCGGCTTTGAGCCCTGGATTGACCGCGGCATTGCCGTGGCGATCGATGGGGTGATTTATCGGGATACGTGGTCGAAGGAATTGCCGCCGGGGGCGGAGATTTTTTTGCTGCCGCGGCTGGCTGGGGGGTGA
- a CDS encoding glycosyltransferase, with the protein MAHGRFPIEYISDPNIKKSISEIYTDIDSFTWELMEDDADAISGVDICVVLPPMFYDGVFVKGLYFSRGVDFLGHAAPKLSTLFNSMAYSMFSSYPWSEQADGYLACYRNAAREKWFRDRNPEKSNIPLIPLAETDFLDEFRFAPVRGTQRDIDVLCVSRLQDVKNIEMIGRALLVYRAKYRSPLRMTLITGHRGGVTAASLPPYAREQLAMLQRLLGRVEDFIDLRGYVNHWSELPRFYSRARVFVLGSLIEGKNRSIGEAMSCNLPVVCFREFNQYARQGFAIMPERAGICCVFDPEALADAWHFVLHNADTFSPRLGYLQQSGRRNFVNRCLDSIPYYSQALPNFVRDQNTQNPWIEAAIHRLYGMQLNSFLYRPGTGLARAWGVEHIRQLADRYEQLVGSNQ; encoded by the coding sequence ATGGCTCATGGTCGATTCCCGATAGAATATATCAGTGATCCAAATATCAAAAAGTCAATATCTGAAATATATACAGATATAGATTCATTTACATGGGAATTGATGGAAGATGATGCAGACGCTATTTCAGGGGTAGATATATGTGTAGTTCTGCCGCCGATGTTCTATGATGGTGTTTTCGTCAAAGGTCTATATTTCAGCAGAGGGGTAGATTTTCTTGGCCATGCTGCCCCGAAGCTTTCTACCCTCTTCAACTCGATGGCTTACAGCATGTTTTCCTCTTACCCCTGGTCGGAACAGGCAGATGGGTATCTTGCCTGTTATCGGAATGCAGCTCGGGAAAAATGGTTTCGCGACCGCAACCCCGAGAAATCAAACATTCCGCTGATCCCGCTAGCAGAGACCGACTTCCTTGACGAATTTCGTTTTGCGCCGGTGCGAGGGACGCAACGGGACATTGACGTCCTCTGCGTTTCACGTCTTCAAGACGTAAAGAACATCGAGATGATTGGCAGGGCACTCCTGGTTTACCGGGCAAAATATCGCTCGCCACTGCGCATGACATTGATAACCGGGCATCGAGGCGGTGTCACCGCGGCGTCTCTCCCCCCGTACGCACGAGAGCAGCTTGCGATGCTGCAACGGCTGCTCGGACGAGTGGAAGACTTCATTGACCTGAGAGGATATGTGAACCACTGGAGCGAGTTGCCTCGATTTTACTCGCGTGCTCGGGTATTCGTGCTCGGGTCGTTGATCGAGGGGAAAAACCGCAGTATCGGGGAGGCGATGAGTTGCAATTTGCCCGTCGTCTGCTTTCGCGAATTCAATCAGTACGCGCGTCAAGGTTTCGCAATCATGCCCGAGCGGGCAGGGATCTGCTGCGTCTTCGATCCCGAAGCGCTGGCAGACGCATGGCACTTTGTGCTGCACAACGCAGATACTTTTTCTCCGCGACTTGGCTATCTCCAGCAGAGCGGCAGGCGCAATTTCGTCAATCGTTGCCTTGATAGCATTCCCTACTACAGCCAAGCGCTGCCGAACTTTGTCCGAGACCAGAATACGCAGAACCCGTGGATAGAAGCGGCGATCCATCGTTTATATGGAATGCAGCTCAATTCCTTCTTGTATCGTCCCGGTACTGGCCTCGCTAGGGCGTGGGGAGTGGAGCATATACGCCAGTTGGCGGACCGCTATGAGCAACTTGTGGGTTCGAATCAATAG